A stretch of the Papaver somniferum cultivar HN1 chromosome 6, ASM357369v1, whole genome shotgun sequence genome encodes the following:
- the LOC113288481 gene encoding uncharacterized protein LOC113288481, producing MTVDLGDGADANNTLTTTNRIEPEVAGSASASIVLPNEDQLGGEGVLEMVSPNSANKWYTRRSKNSGIKGGRPNDVPICLLNLFNILESHTDGGDATISENLSEISEDVRNATCNPQEQDIEALEIDTGEDSNEESEYETDYDAVDVAKVKKRSLDGK from the coding sequence ATGACAGTGGATTTAGGCGATGGCGCAGATGCTAACAACACATTGACAACAACAAATAGAATTGAACCAGAGGTCGCCGGGTCAGCTAGTGCTTCCATTGTTCTGCCAAATGAGGATCAATTGGGCGGTGAGGGTGTACTGGAAATGGTGTCTCCCAATTCAGCTAATAAATGGTATACAAGAAGATCAAAGAATTCAGGTATAAAGGGGGGAAGGCCTAATGATGTACCTATTTGTCTCTTGAACCTTTTCAATATCTTGGAGTCACACACTGATGGTGGAGATGCTACAATTAGTGAAAATCTGTCCGAAATTTCGGAAGATGTCAGGAACGCCACTTGTAATCCTCAAGAACAAGATATTGAAGCTCTTGAAATTGATACAGGTGAAGACTCTAATGAAGAGTCTGAATACGAGACAGACTATGATGCCGTGGATGTCGCAAAGGTAAAGAAGAGGTCTCTCGATGGAAAGtaa